In a single window of the bacterium genome:
- a CDS encoding sodium:solute symporter family protein: MGVIDLVILVIYLVTMLGVGFFFMRKNEGLDDYYVGSRKMSSFHVGLSVVATDVGGGFSIGLGGLGFAMGLSGSWMLFTGLVGAWIAAVFLIPKVKKLEETKKFYTFPQIFQHFFGNRVALIAALITTLGYIGFTSSQLLAGAKLASATFPSLDINTALFFMGTLAIVYTAIGGIKAVIYTDTAQWMILMAGLIFIGIPVSHYAIGGFDAVFAHLPNNHLSLTNVSWQTLVNWALTITPIWFVGMTLYQRIYACKDVKTAKRAWYIAGLLEYPVMAFMGIILGIYSRVALAQGMFTELGFAAGSMIDSELGMPLLLRTVLPSGLMGLVLAAYFSAILSTADSCLMAASGSVVSDFVKPKDEKKSLRFSQIATLVIGALSLLLAGIFENVLSLMLYSYSFMVSGLLIPLIGALFFNRRDPTAATLAMILGGGTTILFSLAPPFPVPFGLDANFMGIMLAAVLFFSISKKSTRP; this comes from the coding sequence ATGGGTGTCATTGATCTAGTTATATTAGTTATTTATTTAGTAACCATGTTGGGGGTTGGTTTTTTCTTCATGAGAAAAAACGAAGGCTTGGATGATTATTATGTTGGTAGTCGTAAAATGAGTAGTTTTCATGTAGGTCTCTCAGTTGTTGCCACCGATGTTGGTGGAGGCTTCTCAATTGGCTTGGGAGGCTTAGGTTTTGCTATGGGTTTGTCCGGTTCATGGATGCTGTTTACAGGCCTGGTGGGTGCTTGGATTGCAGCTGTTTTCCTCATACCTAAAGTAAAAAAATTAGAAGAAACCAAAAAGTTCTACACTTTTCCACAAATCTTCCAACATTTTTTTGGTAATCGAGTGGCTTTGATTGCTGCTTTAATCACCACCTTAGGTTATATTGGTTTTACTTCCTCTCAATTGTTGGCCGGTGCAAAATTAGCTTCTGCAACTTTTCCATCCCTAGATATCAATACGGCCTTATTTTTTATGGGCACTTTAGCTATTGTCTATACAGCTATTGGTGGCATTAAAGCTGTCATTTATACTGACACTGCCCAATGGATGATTTTAATGGCCGGTCTTATTTTTATTGGCATCCCCGTCAGTCACTATGCCATTGGTGGCTTTGATGCTGTATTCGCTCATCTACCCAATAATCACCTCAGCCTCACCAATGTAAGCTGGCAAACCTTGGTTAACTGGGCCCTTACTATCACACCTATTTGGTTTGTTGGTATGACCCTGTATCAGAGAATTTACGCATGTAAAGATGTTAAAACAGCAAAAAGGGCCTGGTATATTGCAGGGCTATTAGAGTATCCTGTCATGGCTTTTATGGGTATTATACTTGGCATTTATTCTCGCGTTGCACTCGCGCAAGGCATGTTTACAGAATTGGGTTTTGCTGCTGGAAGTATGATTGATAGTGAACTGGGCATGCCTTTGTTACTCAGAACGGTTCTACCCAGTGGCCTCATGGGCTTGGTCTTGGCTGCTTATTTTTCAGCAATTCTATCCACTGCCGATAGTTGTTTGATGGCTGCTTCTGGTAGCGTAGTCAGTGACTTTGTAAAACCCAAAGATGAAAAAAAATCTTTGCGTTTTTCTCAAATAGCAACTTTAGTCATTGGCGCACTGTCTCTTTTGTTGGCTGGAATTTTTGAAAATGTCCTTTCTCTCATGCTATATTCATATAGTTTTATGGTTTCTGGTTTATTAATTCCTTTAATTGGCGCTTTATTTTTTAACCGAAGAGATCCAACAGCTGCAACTCTGGCAATGATTTTAGGTGGTGGAACAACCATCCTATTTTCTCTGGCTCCACCTTTCCCAGTACCGTTTGGTTTGGATGCTAACTTTATGGGCATTATGCTCGCAGCAGTTTTGTTTTTTTCAATTTCAAAAAAATCAACCCGGCCATGA
- a CDS encoding histone deacetylase has product MDVFYHKNNYLDLNQFGIQIPSQGPQFQRIAQILETDKKHSPSIHDLEHDLSVVIQPEDVLRVHQQSYVDLLYGNETQKSDLVKACYELIKQDGSYHRYKPESAQLSLETLVSRALSQTQGLMYSLKHAIDNSGSTYYLGGGFHHAMDFGGRGFCILNDIVVALRWAQTTLGIQTAWVIDVDAHKGDGTAQITQHDGTIISLSIHMGDGWPLDHGDPETDPWFVASNIDIPIYSGEESQYLGKLKEGLSQMLSKYKKPDVVLIVQGADPYEHDALDSASKLNLSLELMLQRDACLHEFIEQLSVPFCYCSSGGYGPQSANVYLNFFKQVKQT; this is encoded by the coding sequence ATGGATGTCTTTTATCACAAAAACAATTACCTAGACTTAAACCAATTTGGTATTCAAATCCCATCTCAAGGTCCTCAGTTTCAACGAATTGCCCAAATTTTAGAAACAGACAAAAAACATAGCCCTTCAATACATGATTTAGAGCATGATCTTTCAGTTGTCATTCAACCTGAAGATGTCTTGCGTGTTCATCAACAAAGTTATGTTGACCTTCTATATGGCAATGAGACGCAAAAAAGTGACCTTGTTAAAGCCTGTTATGAACTCATCAAACAGGATGGCAGTTATCATCGTTATAAACCAGAATCTGCACAATTATCATTGGAAACCCTAGTTTCAAGAGCTCTTAGTCAAACACAAGGTCTGATGTACAGTCTCAAACATGCTATTGATAATAGCGGTAGCACTTATTATTTGGGTGGAGGCTTTCACCATGCCATGGACTTTGGAGGTCGTGGATTTTGCATACTCAATGATATCGTAGTTGCGCTGCGCTGGGCACAAACAACATTGGGAATTCAAACAGCGTGGGTCATCGATGTTGATGCACATAAAGGGGATGGAACAGCACAAATCACCCAACACGATGGTACTATTATAAGCTTAAGTATTCACATGGGTGATGGTTGGCCTTTAGATCATGGAGATCCAGAAACTGACCCATGGTTTGTTGCAAGCAATATCGACATTCCAATTTACTCTGGTGAAGAGTCTCAGTACTTAGGTAAACTTAAAGAAGGTCTGTCTCAAATGCTTTCCAAATATAAAAAACCTGATGTTGTCTTGATTGTTCAAGGAGCAGATCCTTATGAACATGATGCCCTAGATAGCGCATCAAAACTAAACCTTAGTTTAGAGTTAATGTTGCAAAGAGATGCATGCTTACATGAGTTTATTGAGCAATTGAGTGTACCTTTTTGCTATTGTTCGTCTGGGGGTTATGGACCACAATCAGCTAATGTTTATTTAAATTTTTTCAAGCAAGTAAAACAAACATAG
- a CDS encoding NAD-dependent succinate-semialdehyde dehydrogenase: MQSINPLNGDAIKSYEEFSDEKIEEIINTGHDQFLKWREVTLDQRCQMLFKVKERLLADKNKLAHLMTDEMGKTIAEGEAEIEKCAWVCEYYASRAKEFLKPLTVKTEFSSSEVYFSPIGLVLAIMPWNYPFWQVFRFAVPNLVAGNVAVLKHASNVSGCALAIEKIFKEAGYDEGCFKTLLVSSKKIKKIIENQKVRAVTLTGSTKAGKAVAELAGKNLKKTVLELGGSDPYIILNDADLDLAVKKSTESRLLNTGQSCIAAKRLIVMAEVYDEFMAKLKQEMSHKKMGDPKKQDTDIGPMARYDLRDELHKQVQESIEQGAQCILGGKIDSSNKGAFYPPTILTDVKKGMTAYSEELFGPVITVIKVNSVDEAINIANDSAYGLGSAIFSENIERAKTIATQKIDAGACFINDFVKSDPRLPFGGVKESGYGRELSEFGIREFMNKKTVCIK; the protein is encoded by the coding sequence ATGCAATCAATTAATCCGTTGAATGGTGACGCGATAAAAAGTTATGAAGAATTTTCAGATGAGAAGATAGAAGAAATTATAAATACTGGCCATGATCAATTTTTAAAGTGGAGAGAAGTAACTCTTGATCAACGCTGTCAGATGTTGTTTAAAGTCAAAGAACGTTTACTTGCAGATAAAAATAAATTGGCGCACTTGATGACTGATGAAATGGGCAAAACCATTGCTGAAGGTGAAGCTGAGATTGAAAAATGCGCCTGGGTTTGTGAGTATTATGCAAGTCGCGCCAAAGAATTTTTAAAACCGCTTACTGTAAAAACAGAGTTTAGCAGTAGTGAGGTCTACTTTTCTCCAATAGGGCTTGTGCTTGCAATTATGCCGTGGAATTATCCATTTTGGCAGGTATTTAGATTTGCTGTGCCTAATTTGGTTGCTGGAAATGTGGCTGTTCTTAAACATGCAAGTAACGTTAGCGGCTGTGCATTGGCAATTGAAAAAATTTTTAAAGAAGCAGGTTATGATGAAGGTTGTTTTAAAACACTGCTTGTAAGCAGTAAAAAAATTAAAAAAATTATTGAGAATCAAAAAGTTAGAGCTGTAACATTAACGGGCAGTACAAAAGCTGGAAAAGCTGTTGCAGAGCTGGCGGGTAAAAACTTAAAAAAAACAGTTCTTGAACTGGGAGGAAGTGATCCATATATTATTCTTAATGATGCAGACCTTGATCTTGCAGTAAAAAAGTCTACTGAAAGTCGTCTTCTCAATACTGGGCAAAGTTGTATTGCAGCCAAAAGGTTGATTGTGATGGCAGAGGTTTATGATGAATTTATGGCTAAACTTAAACAAGAAATGAGTCATAAAAAAATGGGCGATCCTAAAAAGCAAGACACTGATATAGGCCCAATGGCACGGTATGACTTAAGAGACGAGTTGCATAAACAAGTGCAAGAAAGTATTGAACAGGGTGCTCAATGTATACTGGGAGGCAAAATAGATTCATCCAATAAAGGCGCCTTTTATCCGCCCACTATTTTAACGGATGTTAAAAAAGGCATGACCGCCTACTCAGAAGAACTTTTTGGCCCCGTCATAACAGTGATTAAAGTGAATTCGGTTGATGAAGCAATTAACATAGCCAATGATTCAGCTTATGGTTTAGGCAGTGCTATTTTTTCTGAAAATATAGAAAGAGCTAAAACCATTGCCACACAAAAAATTGATGCAGGGGCTTGTTTTATCAATGACTTTGTAAAGTCAGATCCTAGACTACCTTTTGGTGGTGTAAAAGAAAGTGGTTATGGTCGGGAACTTTCTGAATTTGGGATTCGTGAATTTATGAATAAAAAAACTGTTTGTATAAAGTAA